In Populus alba chromosome 1, ASM523922v2, whole genome shotgun sequence, a single window of DNA contains:
- the LOC118037415 gene encoding protochlorophyllide reductase, chloroplastic: protein MALQAASLVSSAFVVPKEGKSSASLKESSLLGVSLSDHVKADFSSSALKWKREFNQRVGTVRAQTMATATPAVNRASSEGKKTLRQGCCIVTGASSGLGLAAAKALAETGKWHVIMACRDFLKAERAAKSAGIAKENCTIMHLDLASLDSVRQFVDTFRRSGRTLDVLVCNAAVYLPTAKEPTFTAEGFELSVGTNHLGHFLLSRLLLEDMKKSDYPSKRLIIVGSITGNTNTLAGNVPPKANLGDLRGLAGGLNGLNSSAMIDGGEFDGAKAYKDSKVCNMLTMQEFHRRFHEETGITFASLYPGCIATTGLFREHIPLFRLLFPPFQKYITKGFVSEEDAGKRLAQVVSDPSLTKSGVYWSWNKDSASFENQLSQEASDAEKARKVWEVSEKLVGLA from the exons ATGGCTCTCCAGGCTGCTTCTTTGGTTTCCTCTGCTTTTGTTGTCCCTAAAGAG GGAAAATCTAGTGCATCTTTGAAGGAGTCAAGCTTGCTTGGAGTTTCACTCTCAGACCATGTCAAAGCTGACTTTAGCTCTTCTGCATTGAAGTGGAAG AGGGAATTCAACCAAAGAGTTGGGACTGTAAGAGCCCAAACAATGGCCACTGCTACTCCAGCAGTCAACAGGGCTTCTTCAGAAGGCAAGAAAACTCTTAGACAGGGATGCTGCATTGTCACTGGTGCCTCCTCTGGATTAGGTCTTGCAGCAGCTAAGGCTCTAGCTGAAACTGGAAAATGGCATGTAATTATGGCCTGCAGAGACTTCCTCAAGGCAGAAAGGGCTGCTAAATCAGCTGGCATTGCCAAAGAGAACTGCACCATTATGCATCTGGACCTTGCTTCACTCGACAGTGTCCGCCAATTTGTGGATACCTTTAGGCGATCAGGAAGGACACTTGATGTGCTAGTTTGCAATGCTGCTGTTTACCTGCCAACTGCAAAAGAGCCTACATTCACTGCTGAAGGATTTGAACTTAGTGTTGGAACTAACCATCTCGGTCATTTCCTCCTTTCAAGATTGCTGCTTGAGGACATGAAGAAATCTGATTACCCATCGAAACGTCTCATAATTGTTGGCTCAATTACTG GGAACACAAATACATTGGCTGGCAATGTTCCTCCCAAGGCCAATCTTGGTGACTTGAGGGGACTTGCAGGGGGCTTGAATGGGCTAAACAGCTCAGCTATGATTGATGGTGGTGAATTTGATGGTGCCAAAGCCTATAAGGATAGCAAAGTCTGCAACATGCTCACTATGCAAGAGTTCCACAGGCGTTTCCATGAAGAAACTGGCATTACATTTGCTTCCCTTTACCCAGGTTGCATTGCCACAACAGGCTTGTTCAGGGAGCACATTCCTTTGTTCAGGCTTCTATTCCCTCCATTCCAAAAGTACATCACTAAGGGCTTCGTCTCCGAGGAAGATGCTGGAAAAAGACTTGCTCAG GTTGTGAGTGATCCAAGCTTGACAAAATCAGGGGTATACTGGAGCTGGAACAAGGACTCGGCTTCTTTTGAGAATCAGCTATCTCAAGAAGCTAGTGATGCAGAGAAGGCTCGTAAAGTGTGGGAGGTTAGCGAGAAACTCGTTGGTTTGGCCTAA